The Actinomycetota bacterium genome contains the following window.
AATTTAAATTAACTAAAGTGAGTCCAGCCTGTGGCGGTGATTTCCTCGCCATCTAAACTGACACCTTCTCCAGTGCTGACTGAACCAATGATTACCCAACCAGGTGGCACATCCAACGCACTGGAAAATGTTGCAACGAAGGCATGGTCTTCACCGCCTTGTAGCACCCAAGTAAGAGCATCTCCGTTGAAAGCAGAGGCCATAGCCTGAAGCTCCTCGGTTACTTCAAGTTTGTCTGATTCAATGTTGATCGCCACAGTGGATGCCCTGGCTAGGTGGCCAACATCAGCAATCAATCCGTCGCTTACATCAATCATCGAGTTAGCGGCCAAAGCAGCTTTGGCCAGTTCATAAGGAGGCTCCGGTACTCGATGTGCACTGACAATTGACTTTGGTGAACGAAATCCACGTGAAAGCATGAGCAAGCCAGCCTGGGCATATCCGAGACGACCGGCAACTGCAACTACATCTCCAACTTTTGCACCCGATCGGGTGATTGGCTTTGCTGCTTGGAGTTCGCCAAAGGCACTGATAGTGATCATTACTTGATCCGCTTTGACTACATCGCCGCCGATCACTGAAGCGCCAACTAGTTCCGCTTCATGTTTTATGCCATCGGCCAGTTCTAGCACCCATTGAACTTTAGTCTCTGCTGGAATGGCTAGGCCCACCAAAAAATACTTTGGATCTCCACCCATGGCAAAAATATCTGCCAAATTAACAGCAACGCTTTTGCGACCAATCTCAAATGCCGTTGACCAGTCAAGGCGGAAATGTACGCCCTGCACCAAGACATCTAGACATGAGACCACGGGCTTGTCCGCAAGTGTCACCGCGGCATCATCACCATTTGGTGTGATGATTGTGTCAGTTTCTACATTGCCCAGGCGCTCACTTATGGCTGCAATTAGCGCAAACTCACCAAGTTCGGCAACGCTTTGCTGGATGTTCACACCTTAACGGTATCGGGGATCGAGGGTAGACGAGTTAGTTAGGTCGGATTTCTATAAAGTGGATAGCGTGAAGCAAGGCATCGTCTGGACAATCGCTGGACTTTTGCTTTTCACTGCCTGCGCAGATTCTAAAGTGGAAATTACGGCACCCACGCCAGATAACCAAGCGCGGGAAATTTGCGCACATTTTCTTGGCCGAGTTCCAATGAAGGTTGCCGATAAAAGCAAGCGTGATGTCAACGGGGATTCAGCTCTCACTGCAGCTTGGGGCAATCCAGCAATCACGTTGCGCTGTGGGGTATCTGAGCCAGCAAATATGACACCCGCATCACAATTAGTATCGGTCAATGAAATCGACTGGTTCCCACAGGAACTAAGCGCAGGCTGGCGCTTCACCTCAACGAACACTTCGGTTCGAGTCGAAGTTAGTGTCCCGAAAGAATTTCAACCAGAAGCAAATGCATTGGTGGATTTAACCACGAGTTTGCGGCCTCTAATAATCTCTGCTTCTGCCGAGTAGTTGACTAGAGTTATTGCCGCGGCGCAGAGCGTCCGAAATAAGTTCATCAATCAAATTCGGGTATTCAATTCCACTTTGGGCCCACATTCTGGGAAACATTGAAATCGCAGTAAAGCCAGGCATCGTATTGACCTCATTCACAATAAGTTCGTTGGCCACGAGAAACAGGTCTACTCGGGCTAATCCGGCGCAATCCATCATTGTGAAGACAGAGGTAGCCAGCTCCTGTGCCTGCTGATGAATTGATTCAGGAAGTTGTGCCGGGACTATCAGCTGAGCTGAATCATCAAGGTACTTTGCCTCATAGTCGTAGAACTCATGTTTGCCCTGCACCACAATCTCGGCGCAGACACTTGCTCGTGGACCCGTTGGACTATCCAGAACTCCACATTCAATTTCGCGAGCATTCTCCAAGCCTGCCTCGATTATTACTTTGGGGTCGTGAATTCGAGCTGCTTCAATTGCGACAACTAGATCAGATGGAGATTTAACTTTTGAGATGCCGACACTTGAGCCGGCGCGACATGGCTTAACAAATAACGGATAGGTCAGTTGATTGACTCGAGCAATGGATCCATCGAAGTCACTCTGCCACTGTTCGTCAGTAATCACCTCATACTGACCAACCGAAAATCCTGCTTCGTACAAGATCGTCTTTAGATACGCCTTGTCCATGCAGGCGGCCGACGCGAAGACACCAGAACCCACATAAGGTACCCCAGCAGATTCTAAAATTGCCTGAATCGTGCCATCTTCGCCATATGTGCCGTGCAGCACCGGGAAAACTACATCAACTGGAATCGATACGACCGAATCTTGATCGCTAATTTCAAGTGTGGGCTGGCCAGCAACTGAAACTAGTTGGACACTTTGACTGGTCGCTTGAACCACTGGTTCTTGGGCCGCGGTCATTGCAAGTAGCGGACTCGATAGCTCTATGGGAACCCATTCGCCCGCTTGGGTAATGCCAACTGGGATGGGCTCGAACTTGGTTTGGTCAATCTCTCGCAGGACACTTCCTGCCGAAATGCACGAGATGGTGTGCTCATTGCTGATTCCGCCAAATAGCACGACCACGCGGGTGCGATTTTCCATGAGTCCACGCTAGCCGATGTGCTCTAGTTTCATAGGCACTACTCTCTTACCTATGAGCAATTCGTCGCAGGAACCGGAATTCACTATTGATACGCTCGCCGTGCATGCAGGGCGCCCTGAGCGCACCCCAGACGGTTCCATTAATCCTCCAATCGTCCCGTCTAGCACTGTGCATGCTGGTGGTCCAATTGGTTACTTGCGACATGGCAATGAAACTTTCGAAGCACTTGAGACAACAATTGGCGCAATTGAAGCTGGCACTGCAACTGTTTTTGCCAGTGGCATGGCTGCCGCTAATGCGGTTTTTGATTTGGTGCCACTTGGTGGCGTGATTGTTGCTAGCAAACACTCGTACGCAGCAGTTGGAACGCGACTAAATGAATTAGCCCAGCGCGGTCAGATTGAATTGCGGTTAGTTGATGTAACCGACCAAGCAGATATCGCAGCTAAGATTTCGGGTCCTGACAAGCCTGCCAATTTAGTCTGGATTGAAACGCCAACTAATCCGCTACTAGAAATTTGCGACATTGCGGCAACTGCCAAGCTCGCCCATAAAGTTGGTGCGCTACTTGCAGTTGATAGCACGTTCATGACTCCCGCGCGCCAGCGTCCGCTCAACCTCGGCGCCGACATCGTAATGCATAGTGTCACCAAAGGCCTGTCTGGTCATGCCGATCTGCTGATGGGAGCAACAATTGCCAAGGACGCCGAAGTGGCCAAGCAACTTCACGGCCGTCGAACCATTCTTGGCGCAGTGCCGAGTGTCTTTGATACATTCTTAGCGCTTCGCGGAATTCGCACACTGACCGTGCGCATTGATCGCGCAGAGGCAAATGCCAAGGTCTTGGCTCAGCTACTATCTGAACATCCAAAAGTCTCTAAGGTTTACTACCCAGGCTTGGCTAGTCATCCAAATGCCGATGTTCATACAACGCAAGCCAGTGGTCCAGGCTTCATCATTTCATTCGAAGTCGGTAACTCGGCTAGTGATGCTGACCGAGTATGTGAATCAACCAAAATCTTGGCGAATGCAACATCGCTAGGTGGCGTTGAATCGCTGCTGGAACGCCGTCGTCGTTGGACCCATGAAAATCAAGATGTGCCCGAAAACCTGATCCGAGTATCAGTCGGCATCGAGGATGTTGAAGATTTGTGGTCTGATCTCAAGCAAGCTATCGAAGTTTTACCTTAAATTTGGCGATGTTTCCTGTCTAATTAGGAAAATTTGCCGCAGATTTTTTGAGAAGCAACGGGCTCGAATTCGTAAATTACAGCGACTTCTTTTCAAACTAAGTACGCCTCTTGTGAGGTCAAGAAAAGACATTGACTAAACAAAGCAAATGGGTTGCGAGCCTTTTTGATTGTCGGAATAATATCGTCAGTCAAAAGTTTTAGATAACCGTCAGGATGGCAATGAAAAACCTAAAAGACCGAACCATGTTCGTTTTATCAATCGGTGTAGTTATCGCTCTAATCCTTGCCATAACTGGCGACTACATAATCTCTGGTCTCGAGACCAGCACTACCGGCGAAGCCCAAGAAGTTTCCTCTGACGTGATGAAACTAGCTCAGACTGCACTTGGTGGCGTAATTGGTGTCCTTGGCGGCTATTTCGGCGCGAAAGCAGGTAGAGATAATGAGCAAGGTCCCGAACAGGCTGCCTTGGTTGGCAAAATCGTGACCATTCTGGCTATTGGCACAATGTCCGCAGTGTGTTTGGCAATCATTGGAGACTATGTGACTGCCGCCATGGAGACGACTATTACCCGCCAGCCCCAGGATGTTTCGTCAGCAGTGATGACACTGGTTCAAACTGCGCTTGGTGGTGTCATCGGAATCATTGGAGCTTACTTTGGCGCAAATGAGTAATTAGCGCTAGCTTCAAGAATCCAATAACTGCTCGGAAATTTCGAGCCATTTATCTTCAAGTTCAGACTTTTGGGATTTGAGTTCGGTTAGTTGTGGCGAAAGTTCACCGATTTTCACAAAGTCCGTCGCGTGAACTTCCATCTGTTCAAGCAACTGCTTGATCGAGGTATCAGCCTTGGCAATTGACCGTTCAATTTTGGCCAATTCTTTCTGCAGCTCACGCACTGCCCCGCCACTGAGTTTCTCTTTCATAGGCGACTGATCGGCCACAGATGATTCTTGGTCTTGCAACGCTCGCAATTCCAAAAACTCATCCAAGCCACGGGGCAGATCCCGTAATCCCCCATCACCCATTACGCCGACAAATCGGTCACAGACCCGCTCAAGAAAATAACGGTCGTGCGAGACAACGAGCAATGTGCCAGGGAAACTATCAAGTAAGTCTTCAAGGCTGGCAAGAGTCTCAACATCGAAATCATTTGTCGGCTCATCCAAAATCAAGACATTCGGCCCACCCATAAGTAACCGCGTTAACTGAAGTCGTCTTCGTTCACCGCCGGATAAATCCCCTACTGGTGTCCACTGCGCTTCACTAGCGAAACCAAGTCGTTCACATAGTGACGAGGCACTAAGTTCTTTACCTTTACCAATTTCAACTCGAGCAGCAACTTGCTCAACTGCCTCAAGGACGCGCCAAGTGGGATTAAGTTCTTCAAGATGTTGCGACAGAAAGGCCGGCTTAACGGTTACGCCCGTCACTAACTTGCCTTGAGATAATTCAAGTTGGCCAGTTAACACGCGAAGCAAGGTTGTTTTGCCGGCACCATTAACGCCTGCAATCCCAATTCGATCACCCGGACCAACATTCCAATCCAGATGGTCAAATAGATTGCGTTCACCCAAAGTCACTCGGGCGTTATGCAGTTCGTAAACCGTGCGACCAAGTCGTGCGTTGGCAAATGCCAATAGTTCAACGTTGTTGCGCGGTGGTGGCTCGTTGGCGATTAGTTCGTTTGCGGCATCAATTCGAAACTTCGGCTTAGAGGTTCTGGCCGGTGCACCTCGGCGCAGCCAAGCCAGTTCCTTTTTGATTAAGTTATTGCGCTTTTGCTCTTCAACCGAGGCTTGTCGCATTCGCTCGGCCTTTGCCAAAACAAACGCTGAGTAGCCGCCGTCGTACTCTTCGACCTGCCCGTTAACCACTTCCCAGGTGCGATCACTTACTTCATCCAAGAACCAACGGTCGTGGGTAACTACTGCCAAGGCCAGATTGCGCCGAGCTTTCAAATGTTGTGCCAACCAAGCAACAGCTTCTACATCAAGATGGTTAGTTGGTTCATCAAGCAGTAGCACATCCAAATCGCTGATTAGAAGTTTTGCCAAGGCCACTCGGCGTCGTTCACCGCCGGAAAGTGGTCCCATTGTTCGAGTTAAGATTTGTTCGCCAAAACCGCCAAAGAGGCCAGTCAGTACATCACGAACTGCAGCGCTTGTTGCCCACTCGTGATCTGACTGATCGCCTAAGACAACATCTCGAACGGTAGCAGCGGGATCGGCACTATCAACCTGATTTAACGTACCAACCACAATGTTGTTTGCCTGCGAAACCCGACCGCTATTTGGAGTGTCATCGCCAGCCATTACTTTCAACAGTGAGGACTTGCCGCCACCGTTTCGGCCAACGATACCGATCCGAGAAAATTCGGCCAAGCCAAGCGATACCTGATCTAGGACAGCGCCTTTTCCATAATCGAGCGAAACATTCTCGATGTTAATTAGATTGCGCGGTGCCACGGCAAATGCCTTTCGTTAAAGTCCATTGTGCCGTATCGAAGGGTAAGTCCTAATCCTTTAACGAGCGGAAACAAGCGCCCGCAACAAAGTTCGGCAACTTAAACGACTGCAAATTTTACGAGACGACTTAAGCCTCGGACATTACCTCAACATGCACTTTGCCCTGCTCGGCTAAACGAGCGGCGCGCTCGGCACGACGACGAGCAACTTCTTCAGTTGCTGCATCAATCGTCGCCTGATCAAGTGGCGCGTTCTCAACCTTGGAAACACCGTGGTACTTCTTGATGTAGGCATCTAGATTGTCGCCTGATTCCCATGAAGTGATGAGGCAGTAACGAACTGCATCACCCTGATGCCACACTGCATGCCACAAACGCTGAGTGTCAATGATGACCTGAGTGCCAGCTGGCAATGGGATGCGAGTTTCAGTTGATGGATCGTCACGATCTTCGCGAAGAATCATCACTGAATCAGGATTGTCGGTCAAGTTAAAGAAGCCACGAACAATCCAGCCAGTGCCTTCTGGATTAAGACGGTTGTTGTCGTCGATGTGCAAGTTGTAGATGCAGTCTGCATAGGCATTTGGCTTAAGTTCAATGACTCGGCAACGGCCAATATTCGAGCCTGGCTCTTCAGCACGGGCTTTCAAGATTGGAGCAACGGCAATATTGTCTGGCACCCAGACACCATCTTTGTCGGTCTTTGGTGGAGTGTGATTCCAAAAGCCATCGCATTCCATGTCTCCATACGCGGATGCGAGCGGAGCAAACCTGGTATCACCCGATGACTTCCAGTCAACGAATGTTAGATCCAACCATTCTTTTGGATCCTGTGACTGGTCATAACTGTCTAAGACTACATATCCGGTTTCTTCTAGGATTTCGAGTTTGGTGTAGGACACGGGGAACTCCATTTCTCTGCCAACGAATTAGGCGATGACCATTTATGCCATCGCTAGTAACTTTAGTCGCATAGATTGAAAAATGCCTGAAGTGGCACCACTCTTGCGGTCTGTGTTTTCAAGAAAAATCAAGATTTTGCCGAGGAATCACGCATCCCGAACGGCTGACCATATTCAGCATCCATCATGTTTAAAAATGGCACTGCATCAAAGTAATCGGGACTCAATACTCCTGTTCCCTGCCAGTCACCACGATGCAAAAGCTCCAATGCGATTACTGGATTGATGGCTGTTTGCCAAACAACGGCTTGAGTTTGATATTCGCGCATCGTCCAGTCATTGTCAGCAACGTGATACAGATAAACCTCGCGCGGATTTCCATCCTTGCCAATTCCTGTGATCCAAGTTCCAGCACAAGTCTTTCCAGACATCCGGTCCCCGATTTTTGCCGGATCTGGCAGAACGGCAGCAACTAAATCACGTGGTGAAACTTTTTGGCCGTTGACCGTAACTGGCTCAGTGCTATCGAGTCCCAATTTATGCAAAGTGTTCAGAATCGAGATGAATTCACTTCCAAGGCCAAATTTAAAAGTGACCTTGTTGCACTTGATAAATCTTGGGATTGACACCACTTCTTCATGCTCAACATTTACGCACTCAACAGGTCCAATGCCATCGGGGAAATCAAAGACTTCAGGTTCAGAAAATGGCTCGGTAGTGAACCAGCCTTGGTTGCTTGTCCAGATGATTGGCGGATTCAAACACTCCTCAATCGTGGTCCAAATTGAAAACGACGGGGCAAACTCGTACCCAGAAACCGTTATGTTCGAGCCATCTCGAATTCCAATTTCGTCAATATCGCTGAACAGATGGTCGGATGCATACTTTGCAAAAATATTCGCCAGACCCGGTTCTACCCCGATGCCGACCAATGCAAGCAAGCCTGCATCTTGCCATTTTTGCGTTTGCTCCCACTGCTCGTCGCCAAGTTTTACACCTGTCTGATGGAAGGGATCTGTCGGATGTGGTTTCGACAAGCTCATTGCGGTGTCTAAATAATGTGCGCTAGCTGAAAATGCTCCATTGAAAATGGAAATTACAAAACGTGGATCCACTGCATTTAGCACATGCGTTATTCGGTGCGCTTTACAAAGTGAACTCACTTCATAGGCATTCGAAGCATCAATTTGCTCCGCCACAAATCTGGAATCTTTCAGTTCTGCAATAACTGTCTCGGCTCGTTGCCGGTCGTAGTCAGCAAGGACCCAAGATTCAAAGAAATTTCGACGCTGTGCAATTTTCGTGGCTGCACTACCAACTCCACCAGCGCCGATGACCAGCACTCTCACGGTTTACCTCGATACCGGCACCATATTTGGATGCCTCAACGGACGATTGGTCCTAGTTTAATTGGATTTCCCAGAATTAGTCGGCAATCGAATCAGCGAAGAATTGACTATCGGAATGGACAGGGATCGGCAGGTGTTTGCGGTACAAACCCAGCCGGAAAGCCCCCGACACCTTGAGTATCAAAACTGTATGGAGTTCCCACGGGATTTCCATGAATTGTCCAAGTTGTGATTAGCGTGATGTCCAACTTCTTGATCAGCAAAGTGTTGATGGTTGGCGCAGCAGACATGTAGGTAACTCCGAGCCCACCATTCATCTTGACGACATACTCTGAATCCATGCGAGTATGCATGGCCGGATACCAAACCAGATAAATGGCATCGTCAGTTCCAAGAAGATTGGTGTACCAACCGGTTGCACCTTCCAATTGGGATAACGAGGTAGCACACGGAGCTGGTGGCTCGACCATCTGGCTCATTTTTACTGAATTCTTCAGGTTCAGAAATTTTCCAGCAACCAATCCATCAGTTGACAGAGAATCGAACTTCCAACGAATCAAATCAGTGTCATTTATGCTATCCGCGGGTGAGAAATTATTGACCTTGCCAAGGAACTGAGTCCCAACAAATGGCTGAACCATCGTGCTAGTTGGCACATAAAGAACTGGCGTTAAAGATACGACTCGGGACTTTTTTAACTTCGCCTTAAAAATGTACTGCGCTGCCTCAGGCTTGCCGGATAGACCTGCAGGTACCAATTTCGCTGAAAAGGATGTCCGCTTATTCCTGCGATCAAATAAAGTCCCTAAAGAATCAGAGCCTGACTCGCCAACAATTACGATTCCGTATTTTGCAGTTTTGCTATCCGAAGGAAAATTGATTGCCGGCTTTGATGGATAAAACTTGGTACAGGTTGGCACGGAAACTTTTCCAACTTTTACGCTTTTACCCATGCGCTTGCACGGACTTTCGGTTTTGGCCTGACTGTTAGCCGGCCCCAGACAGGAAATAGCAATGACTAGTAATGTCATTAAACCGAGTGAGCGCTTCATAATTACAGCGTACATAACTAGCTAACTACTTCTGTGCGGTTTGATTATTCGTGTTCTTTATGGCCGGTCTCGGACCGAGTTGAACGAGCCATAAAGGCTTGCAACACTTCAGATGGACTCTTGCCGTGGTGAATCACATTCACTACCTGTTCAGTAATTGGCATGTCCACTTTGTATCGTTTAGCTAGTTCCAGTAGCGGACCACAACTCTTAACACCTTCAGAAGTGGTCTTAGTTGCAATCTCGGCTTCTTCGATGGTCATGCCTTCACCTAGGTAAACTCCGATGGTACGGTTGCGCGAGAGCGGCGACTGGCAGGTAGCAATCAGGTCACCAACGCCAGATAATCCAGAGAAAGTGTAAGCGTGTGCACCTAGGGCTACGCCTAGTCGAGATAGTTCGGCCAAGCCACGTGTCATAATTGCCGCTTGCGAGTTCTCGCCGTAGCCCAATCCAACTGCCATGCCATTTGCCAGTGCAATAACATTCTTCAGTGCGCCAGCTAATTCCACGCCAAGTACATCAGTGGTGTAGTAGGGGCGGAAATATTCTGTAGTGCACGCATCTTGGACTTTACGAGCAGAGTCTTCATTCACACAGGCAACAGTGGTTGCTGCAGGCTCACGAGCAGCAATTTCATGAGCCAGATTTGGTCCAGAAACTACGGCAATGCGATCTACTGAAATATTCGCAACTTCAGCAATCACTTCACTCATGCGCTTAGAGGTGCCAAGTTCAATGCCTTTGATCAGCGAGACTGCGACCGCATCACTTGGAATGAGTGAGCCCCACTCTTCTAGGTTTGACCGCAGAGTTGGCGAAGGTAACGCAATGACTACAAGCTCAGCATTTTTCAAAGCCTCACTTGGCACATCAGTTGCGCAAATATTCTGCGGCAACACAAGTCCGGGATGATAGAGAGCATTCGTTCGCTGCTCGTTCACTTCACTTACGATTTCAGCAGACCGGGTCCAGAGCACCACATCGCAGCCAGCGTCCGCCAAGATCATGGAAAATACGGTTCCCCAAGAACCAGCACCCATTACGGCAACTTGCATTTAGGCCTCGCCCTTTTCGTCGGAAGGTTTCTTGTTCAAGGCTACGCGTCGGTCAAAGACTGTTGTGGGAGGTGGCTCATTTCGCAGTTCGGAAAGCAACTCGGTGATTGCTGCCATGATTCGTTCCGTTGCCAGCTTGAGATTTTCAGCAGTCACTGGCTGGTCTAGTAGATCAGATAAATCAACAGGTGGACCAGCAAGGATGCGCATGGTCTTTCTTGGAAAAAATTTCGGAAGCTTTCCACCCTGCGGAGCAAGGACTTTCTCGGGCCCCCATTGCGCTGCTGGAATAACTGGCGCTCGAGTAGCCAAAGCGATTCGAGCTACACCATTTTTGGCCGTCATTGGCCAAAGATTTGGATCGCGAGTCAACGTGCCTTCTGGGTAAATGATGATGCACTCACCTTGATTAACTGCCGCGATAGCCGAGTGCAATGATGATGCAGCATCAACCGAGCCACGATGCACTGGAATTTGACCGGCACTTTTTAGAATCTTGCCAATTACTGGGATTTTGAAAATTTCCGCTTTGGCTAAAAATCGAACCGGCCGGCCCTGATCATTGCAAAAGTGCGCTGCCGCAAATGGGTCAAACCAAGAAAGGTGGTTCATGGCCAAAATGGCGCCACCTGGGCGCTGCAGATTTTCGCCACCACGCCAGTCGCGCTTAGTGAGTAATTGCAGTGGAGGTCGCAATAGAGCTTTAACAACCTGATACCAAGCACCAGGCTTGGACTGTGGTTTTGTTTTACTCATAGTGAAATCCTTGCATACCTAAAGTAATCGGGCTCGCAGGGTTACCCCTACGAGCCCGATTAAATAGGTCGCTTTACTTACCTGAAACCTTCTTCTTGAATTCTGCGCCTGCGCGGAACTTTGGCACTGAGGTTGCTGCAATCTGGACGGTAGCGCCAGTCTGCGGATTGCGACCTGTGCGAGCTGCGCGGTCTGACTTCTCAAAGATGCCGAAGCCGGTGAGTGAAACCTTGTCACCTTTAGCAACTGCATTGGTGATGCTTCCGAATACAGCGTCAACTGCTGCGGTAGCATCCTTCTTGCTGATGTCAGCTGCTGCTGCTACTGCATCAATAAGTTCTGCCTTGTTCACGTGGAACCTCCATAGTTACCCGAGGCCCTGGCCCCGATTTTGTGGGTCATCCCCGACGGGAGCCGGCGATGTCTTGCTTGAACCGGACTTCCCCGCCCGGTTCAAGAATGACTTTACGCACCAAACACAAGGGTTTTAGCAGCAACACGCCGTAAAAAACGATAAAAATCGCCAACTTTCGGGATTTTTGGGCAATTTAGACCGTTTTCTGCCGATTTTGGACAGTCTCCTGCAAATCCTCAGTCGGGCAAAACCTAACGACTAAGCGATAAATTCTGCTAGTTGCTGGGCAGTTGGTGGATTACACCCAGCTTGAGTGCAGTTGTATGCCGAAGCAAATACCGCATCGTGAACTACTGAGTAAAGCAGTGTTCGATCATTGCGCAGTTCGGGTGGAAGTTCCAACAATCCACCGGCTAGCCAACCGAAAAAGGTGTCACCTGCGCCGACCGTATCTGAAACCTTGATTTTAGGTGCGGCAATCGAGAATAAGTTCTCACCACTGGCGAAAATTGTGACTCCGCTAGCACCTTGGGTCAGTGCTACCAGATCTGGCCCCCGCAGACTTAACTCTTTAGCTGCCTGGGTGGCGGTGGCTCCTGGCGCCCACCACAGCAGATCTTCGTCCGACACTTTTATTACGGTGGCAATATCAATCCACGTTGAGTAAGTCAGTCGGAGCTTAGCTTCATCAAGTTCAGCAAAAGCGCCAGATCTAACATTTAAGTCGTAAAAAATTGGCAACCCTTGTTCTTTCTTTTGAGTCGCCCAGTCCAGCAAGACCTGCGCCCCTGGCGGAAAAACGCTGGCCATTGAACCAGTCATGATGCCATCGCAATTTTTTGGAAGTGGAAGAGAAATTTCATCTGCGGTCCAATGCCAATCAGCGCAGGAAAGTAACTCGCCATAGTTGAAGGTTGGATGGCCAGTTTCATCCTTGGTGATGGTTATTACTAATGCTGGTTGGGTGGCATCAATACTGTTAGCCACCGATACTCCTTGTGAAGCAATGAATGATTTTAAGAATTGCCCATTTTCATCGACCGAATACCGCGCCCGCAAATCTACTTGCGCGCCAAACCTGGCAAGGGCTAGAGCTTGGTTGGCGGCACAACCGCCAGGCACCTTCTGGATGGCCCCATCGCTCATGACACAGTCCAAAACGACTTCACCGAGAATGGTTATGGCCACCATTTAGTTGCTTAGGAGCTAGTTGTGGGCTTGAAGGCTGGGCGCTTTGTTTCGAAGTCGGCAATCTGATCGACATGGCGCATAGTTAGTCCTACATCATCTAAGCCTTCAAGTAACCGCCAGCGCACATAGCTATCAACTTCGAATTTTGCCGAAATGTCTCCAGCGGTAACCATTGACTTTTCTAAATCTACTGTTACGTGAGTTTCTGGATTTGCCTCTACCAGTTCCCACAAGCGTTCAACGACATCCTGCTCAACTACTGCTGTGAGCAAGCCTTGCTTACCTGAGTTGCCACGGAAAATATCTGCAAAGCGCGAGGAGATAACCACCTTGAATCCGTAGTCCATCAGCGCCCATACTGCATGTTCTCGACTAGAACCCGTTCCAAAATCTGGACCTGCGACCAAGATGGTTGCATTGGCGTATTGCGGTTGATTAAGAACAAATGCTGAATCCTTGCGCCACGCAGCAAATAAGCCGTCTTCAAAACCGTGGCGAGTGATTCGCTTTAAGTACTCGGCTGGAATGATTTGATCGGTGTCAACATTGCTTGCTCGTAGCGGTGCTGCAATGCCAGAGTGAACTGTGAACTTGTCCATGGAATTAACCAACCTTAACTTCGAGGTCTGCTGGCGAAGAAAGCGTGCCGCGAAGTGCAGTAGCAGCTGCCACTTGTGGTGAAACCAGATGAGTGCGACCGCCTGGACCTTGACGACCTTCAAAGTTGCGATTTGAAGTTGAGGCACTGCGTTCGCCCGGTACCAGCTTGTCGGGGTTCATGCCCAAACACATTGAACAACCCGCTTCACGCCAATCGGCACCAGCTTCAATGAAAATCTTGTCTAGCCCCTCTTCCATGGCAGCTAGGCGAACCTTCACTGAACCTGGAACTATCATCATGCGCACACCTTCAGCCACTTTATGGCCTCTGATGATTGCGGCCGCGGCCCGCAAATCTTCAATGCGCCCATTGGTGCAGGAACCGAGGAATAC
Protein-coding sequences here:
- a CDS encoding D-alanine--D-alanine ligase, which encodes MENRTRVVVLFGGISNEHTISCISAGSVLREIDQTKFEPIPVGITQAGEWVPIELSSPLLAMTAAQEPVVQATSQSVQLVSVAGQPTLEISDQDSVVSIPVDVVFPVLHGTYGEDGTIQAILESAGVPYVGSGVFASAACMDKAYLKTILYEAGFSVGQYEVITDEQWQSDFDGSIARVNQLTYPLFVKPCRAGSSVGISKVKSPSDLVVAIEAARIHDPKVIIEAGLENAREIECGVLDSPTGPRASVCAEIVVQGKHEFYDYEAKYLDDSAQLIVPAQLPESIHQQAQELATSVFTMMDCAGLARVDLFLVANELIVNEVNTMPGFTAISMFPRMWAQSGIEYPNLIDELISDALRRGNNSSQLLGRSRDY
- a CDS encoding ABC transporter ATP-binding protein; this translates as MNIENVSLDYGKGAVLDQVSLGLAEFSRIGIVGRNGGGKSSLLKVMAGDDTPNSGRVSQANNIVVGTLNQVDSADPAATVRDVVLGDQSDHEWATSAAVRDVLTGLFGGFGEQILTRTMGPLSGGERRRVALAKLLISDLDVLLLDEPTNHLDVEAVAWLAQHLKARRNLALAVVTHDRWFLDEVSDRTWEVVNGQVEEYDGGYSAFVLAKAERMRQASVEEQKRNNLIKKELAWLRRGAPARTSKPKFRIDAANELIANEPPPRNNVELLAFANARLGRTVYELHNARVTLGERNLFDHLDWNVGPGDRIGIAGVNGAGKTTLLRVLTGQLELSQGKLVTGVTVKPAFLSQHLEELNPTWRVLEAVEQVAARVEIGKGKELSASSLCERLGFASEAQWTPVGDLSGGERRRLQLTRLLMGGPNVLILDEPTNDFDVETLASLEDLLDSFPGTLLVVSHDRYFLERVCDRFVGVMGDGGLRDLPRGLDEFLELRALQDQESSVADQSPMKEKLSGGAVRELQKELAKIERSIAKADTSIKQLLEQMEVHATDFVKIGELSPQLTELKSQKSELEDKWLEISEQLLDS
- a CDS encoding thiamine-phosphate kinase encodes the protein MNIQQSVAELGEFALIAAISERLGNVETDTIITPNGDDAAVTLADKPVVSCLDVLVQGVHFRLDWSTAFEIGRKSVAVNLADIFAMGGDPKYFLVGLAIPAETKVQWVLELADGIKHEAELVGASVIGGDVVKADQVMITISAFGELQAAKPITRSGAKVGDVVAVAGRLGYAQAGLLMLSRGFRSPKSIVSAHRVPEPPYELAKAALAANSMIDVSDGLIADVGHLARASTVAINIESDKLEVTEELQAMASAFNGDALTWVLQGGEDHAFVATFSSALDVPPGWVIIGSVSTGEGVSLDGEEITATGWTHFS
- a CDS encoding PLP-dependent transferase; translation: MSNSSQEPEFTIDTLAVHAGRPERTPDGSINPPIVPSSTVHAGGPIGYLRHGNETFEALETTIGAIEAGTATVFASGMAAANAVFDLVPLGGVIVASKHSYAAVGTRLNELAQRGQIELRLVDVTDQADIAAKISGPDKPANLVWIETPTNPLLEICDIAATAKLAHKVGALLAVDSTFMTPARQRPLNLGADIVMHSVTKGLSGHADLLMGATIAKDAEVAKQLHGRRTILGAVPSVFDTFLALRGIRTLTVRIDRAEANAKVLAQLLSEHPKVSKVYYPGLASHPNADVHTTQASGPGFIISFEVGNSASDADRVCESTKILANATSLGGVESLLERRRRWTHENQDVPENLIRVSVGIEDVEDLWSDLKQAIEVLP
- a CDS encoding DUF3515 domain-containing protein, whose translation is MDSVKQGIVWTIAGLLLFTACADSKVEITAPTPDNQAREICAHFLGRVPMKVADKSKRDVNGDSALTAAWGNPAITLRCGVSEPANMTPASQLVSVNEIDWFPQELSAGWRFTSTNTSVRVEVSVPKEFQPEANALVDLTTSLRPLIISASAE